The DNA sequence attaaaaaccctGACTCTGGACAGATGGAAGGTCCGTTTCAATTAATAACGTGGGGCAAAGGGTATGCTTCTGTCTCCACAGGTGCTGGAATCAAGTGGGTTCCTGCCAAAAACGTCAAACCATATCGCACTTCAGAACCTGCAGTCGAGCCCAGAACCGAGGAAGCAAGTACGCAGACGTGAACCGAATCGAAAGATCCCGGGTCTCGCTTGACATCTCTTGTGCCTGACGTTCTTTATACATCGGTGGAACCCATGAACTCTGAATTTGTGTCAATGTTGTTTATGAGTATACTAATTGAATGCTGAATGTTTGTTCAAAAGTCTTAATTTTTGGCGAAGGTTTAAATTAGAGATTTTGTGTAGAAAAAATTCTGCCAAGACTCAGTTCATGAAAGAGATGGAGCAAGTTCAAATAGTATATTTGTCTTGcttgattttaattgttttttgtcGTGCAGATTTTCCTGTGGATCAACCGAAAACAAATGTTTgggtgaccttagccaaggcTGCTGGATCAGATACTATATGTCTATCAAATTCAGaaccagaaaagcctttttcaacCTGTTTGGTTGGTGTGCCAGTGAAAGAGTTGCCTTTGGTCAAAAAACAATCCAATGGTAGGCCAGGTGGAATTGACAATGGAAATAATCCTTCTTTCAATTGGAACATTTGGtccaaaaaacttctcaggGCAACATCTGAACCTCAAGAATTGGAAATCCTTGGTTCTTTGAccatggatttttgttttacttttatggCTCGTGCCTGGCGAAAACGTGATCCCCCAAAGTTTAGTGTTACTcctcattattttgcatataaaaatttGAGTTTTTGGTGTAATGTTTCAAATAGTTGGGATGTGTTTCCGGAGACGGATCAATATCCACGGCAATTGCCGAAAGGGTATTGGTTCATTTGCGGAGACAGGGCTTGGCAAGGTATTCCAGCTCACCTTGAAGGTGGTCCTTGTAGCATTGGTATGCTCACCATAATTGCCCCCACTGCCAAAgcagtgatgaaaaagaaacaaaggagaacAAGAGCTGTTCCTCATTATGATGAGAACTGTCAGAGTGATTTTATGCCTTGGAATGCCGCcagaagggtttcagcaggTATATTTTTACCCCAATTGGCCTCAGCAGTGGCATTGAGACAATTAGATAGAGTTGGATGTTGGCTGAGCAAACAAGCTAATGCCACATCCTCTGCAATCAGTGATATGTTGACCGATGTTGATAGTATTAGACACgctactcttcaaaacagagcagccattgattttcttttactggcacaagggcatggttgtgaggaattcgaaggattgtgttgtatgaatttgtctgaccattctgaatccattcacaaaagcattcaaaaattgAAGGATCTGACAGCCCAAATTAAAAAAGATGGAAGTTCCTGGTTGgatgatttgtttcaaaaatggAGCTTCGCACCTTGGCTAAGGCAACTTTGCAAGATAGGTCTTTATGTACTAGGTGTTCTAATACTGATATGTATAGTGGTACCTTGTGTACTTTGTTGTGTTCGGCGAATGATGAACCGAACAGTCCGTGAAGTTTTCGTCATACAAGCAGGAGATTTAGGAAATAGAAGCACAGAGAGTGTTCGGAATCTCACGAAAGCAGTAGATGAAGGTAAAGAAATGAACGAAGGTTTTGAGTTAAGGCCTTGGAATCGACCAGAGTTTTTCgaacaatgacttgtaactGTTACCAAACATGATTCATATCTCTTTCAAGGATGAGACCATCACAGCATTAAGTTGCTGTGCCGTAATGTAGCAGTGCTTTAGTGCAGATAGGTCTCCAAGAGATGATAAGCAGAAATTTTACAGTAGAGCTATGAAACGCAAGTAGTAAgcgacaagaaaatgaaagattctgggtcaaacagagagggggaaatgtgggaatccataaagttagagggtttttaggaaatggtcaaaaaagagtatttaggcctcaggatgtggccctaagattctgttacagcagaaaagtttcccaagcaagcagaaaagtttcccaagcagtagacgtgacaaataacaataggacttTGTAGAtgtggctttaggatggcaacaagtttatttaatgtatatctttagaaggttactgtgaatagagctctgttctttgtcttttatgaaccagtctttgttttaactactcttacgtatgttttataagattggatggaaagcttgtcaatatgtcttgttttggtgtgattggttgaaatctaaactgagatggttttatgtcattccgttttaccccaccttgggggacattttcctttaggccagcatgctgttaacatctaacaatgttctgaggctgatgtactaataaacaaaaaaggctggtctgaatttgtccagtgtggtccatatttggactttttgccgcggcaagtaggttcctctcttaagacgtgggttcctgaaaccattggatctatagctaccctggTGCTCCGGCAGAGCAGGATGAGAGTGAACACAGAAATGAGAgctgcctggcagtgctgctgcacattTGATGGGCACAGCAATGTCATTGTGGGAATGACAGTGAAGAGAGCAAAGAAGACCCAGTATTGGACAGTGTCCACCACCCACCTCAGGCGCAGAGGAAGGTCCCAGcggcagcagagccagcagagcttgtCCATATACAGCACAGTGCTGCCGGGCATCAGCCAGTACAGCGCCCAGTAGTAGGAGACCACCGAcagctggaaaaggaaattCAGGTACAGCAAGGGCAACATAGGAGAGCAGGACAGGTCCTCCACCAAAAGGAGGAAGGCAGAGGGGACTGTGAGGAGAAGGAAGATGAAGTCCGAAACAGCCAGCTTAAAGATGCCAGAGTTACAGCTGTACAGGTTGAGGAGGCCGATGACAGCCCCATTCCCAACCAGCCCACAGAGGCAGATGAGCAGTGTCACACTGTGTATGGCCACATCGGAGATATCTGTCTCACACAGACTGTCTCCTTCAGTGGGTGAGGCAGCATGTAGGGACATGGTGGTCACCTCCATGGATGGAcactgggcaggcagtgggatgtggcCCCTGGCTGTGGTCAGAGTGGATGGGCAGTCAGTGCTTGGAGAATCCAGGGATGGACCATgtggctcctcagcagctccctgcagtgggaaggattCAGTGGGGAGGAGTGAGGTTGGAGGGTCAGGTTCTTCAGCAGGGGATGCAGTAGGgaagcacagggcagaggagagggaaggggagggcaCTGCGGTCACTGGGAGAGGGTGGCAGgaagagagcagctgctgcaggagaggaaggtgGGGTAGGGAGGAAGGCAAACATTCCACTGACCTGTtccctgtggggcagcagcaggcaaaggGCTCTGTGCAGATCAGCGGCGCTTCCTGGTCCCTCTTGCTCCTTTGGGATCCATGTCCTAAAGCGGCTCCTGCCAGGTCAGGGACATGAAGGAGAAAGTGCCCAGGTCACCAGGAGCTCCCCATTCCTGTCTCGCCCGCTGATTTCTGTTCCCTGTGGCAGTGCTGCTTGCAAGGCTTGTTGGGTTCATAGGGCAGTTGGAAGTTCTTTGCAACTTTGGCTGTATCAGAGCTCCACCCCCTCAGAGTCATTTATCTTGAATTTTTTCTTTGACACAAAGGAAGTGACTTTTGTCAAAAGCtccaaatgaaatattttgcaaatGGCTCCTCATTTACTTCTGATTAGAAACATTccttccctgcagtgtcccatTCTCTGACTGCTTTCCCTCTCTCAGCAGGTTTCTGCAGCTCCTTTTTTCTGTTCCCTGAGGGGTCGTTGtccctccagctgcagaggaatACAGGTGGCATTGGTTGCACTGAAGTGCTGGcggtgctggcagtgctgttgAAGCACCTGGCTGCTTCTCAGAAACAGCTCCCATTCTGGGAAGAGTTCTGACATCTTTGCCAAAACCTGGGGCTGAAGCGCCACAACTGAGAcaggaattcccatttttgtcATCCTACTGCAGGGTTACAGAGCCCCAAGGACAGCACTCAGTTGCTTGCAATCATGTTATCAGCACTTAGAGCCCATCCTAATTGcttccagattttggggtgctgtgatcccctttccctcccttcATTAcagctcatcctcctcctcctcagagtTGGGAGCACTCGTGTTTGTTTTTACCTGATCCCAcccctctgggcaacctgtgccagggcctcagcaccctcacagggaaggatttcttcccaatatccaatctgaCCCCACCCTCTGTCACTGGGAagccattgcctcttgtcctgtcactccacgCCCTTGTCCAAAGTACCTCTCcacctctcctggagccccatCAGCTCCTGGACCATGAAGTGTTTGCCCTTGATAGGACTGGCCTGGTGAGATTCCATAGCTGGGGACACAAACACGGTGTCAGCAGGAAGAGAGGTGACAGTTCTggtcccagggccagcagtttcCAGCAGGAGCATCCCAGATCCCTGAGGCACATGTCAGCCTGGGTAGGAATCATCTCACCTCACCTTTCTAGGAATTCCTTGGAATTCATGTAGGCTGCTGTCTCATTGCCAGGGGAGTGTAGAAGGTGACTCAGAGGAAACCTGCAACTTTCTAAGGATTAAAGCCAAGCAAGCACCATGGATTTGCCTCTTCTCGGAAGAAATGCCATTGCTGACATCCTAAATCATCTCTCTGCTGTGTGCCAGTGCTCCAGCTCATCCACACAATTTATTATTGCATGAATCCTCTTGGAAACTGCCTGGTGCTGGAGAAGCACCACTGAAATTGTGCTACACAAGTGGCAAAATTAGATTTGAAACAGAAATCATAGTTTTTATCCTGCAGAGTCCTAAAAATCCACCTGTGCAATGCGAGGTGGCGATTTGAGCCAATTCACATACAAGATTTCAGGATTAGGTTTGCTATGAGGAACCTGACACAAACTACTTTTCCAAGAAGGAATTAGGGAGTCTTGGAAATGTCAACAGATGGCCCATTCCAGACATTGCAGGCATTAGCCTTTGGAAGAGCTCTGGTGTGAGACAGGTACCTGCTCTCCTCACAGAAAATCCAGAGGCTTTAGAATGGAGAAACTAAGGAAAAGAGCCAGTTTCTGTTGCTGTTTCCCAGGGATGAGCTCTGCAGCAAATCCCTGATGTTGTTTATTCAATAAAATCTGGGGCAGGAGTTACCaaattgaaaagaaacaaaagaaaaaaatccaaacctgaCTTAGGGGTAgcaacaaaattaaaaagatcAGTACATCAGAGTTTATTCCTTGGGGCCAAGAAAATGAAGGTCATTCCAACGGGAATACAGGAACAGGACTGAGCTCAGAGCCATGTGCTCCAATACTTCTGGCTGCCTCTGAGGTGCCACATGTGCAGAAGTGCCTCACAGAGCTGTCACCTCCAgcacagtgtccccaggcccgtGGCTGCCCTCGTCACTCCcgcctttctcctcaaacaccctccGCAGAGCCACTCTGACCGAGCGCTGGAAGCGGCGCCGCCGGCAGCTCCCCACCAGCACGTAAATCACCGGGTTGAGGGAGCAGttcagcagtgccaggaacAAAGAGGGGTCTTCTGGGAATAAATCACCGGAATCTGGGAGATTGATGAAAACCTCCATGCAGAAAGGGATGCCAAAGGCAAAGAACAGCAGGACGTTGAGCACGATGGCCACAAAGAGCTTCCCTGGCTGCCGCCTGCGGGAGCCACAGCGCAGCTTGAGGAACAGGAGCAGGTTGGAAACCAACATCATGAGGGAAAAAACCACGGAAATGGCCAGGGCTAAACCTGCAATGACGGTCCCAGAGTCTTCAGTGTAGGTGGAGGTGAGGTAGAGGGAGGAAACaaaagcccctgccagggcccagAGGGCCCCGCTGACGGCGGCCGAGAGGTGCCGGGGATGGTGGCAGCGGTACCAGATGGGGCCCAGGACGGAGACGCAGCGCTCCACGCTgagggctgccagcagctccaggctgctcaGGTCAAACACGTGGCACGGGAACCCAAGGTCAAACACAAAGCGCTGATAGTGATgaataaaaggaaacaaagatgTGCAGAATGCTGCTAAGGACAGAAAAGCCAAGAGATGGAAGAAGGTGCAACTCCTGCAAGTTTCTCCCAGAAGGAAGTTGCAAGAAGTCTTGGAGTACGATTTACATGTCACTAGAGATACTGAGAAACTTGTGCTGTGGCATGTCTGCACACCAGTGATTTCTCACTCCTGAAGGTCTCTGGGTCATCTCTCTCACCCCTCTGTCATCCTCCATCGCTGGGAATGATTTATATCCCCTTCTGCATTGATGGATGGATCACCTGGCACACGCAGTGAAAGGCAGAAGCCCTTGCATGGTGG is a window from the Zonotrichia albicollis isolate bZonAlb1 chromosome 6, bZonAlb1.hap1, whole genome shotgun sequence genome containing:
- the LOC141729287 gene encoding mas-related G-protein coupled receptor member X1-like — translated: MEDDRGRFVFDLGFPCHVFDLSSLELLAALSVERCVSVLGPIWYRCHHPRHLSAAVSGALWALAGAFVSSLYLTSTYTEDSGTVIAGLALAISVVFSLMMLVSNLLLFLKLRCGSRRRQPGKLFVAIVLNVLLFFAFGIPFCMEVFINLPDSGDLFPEDPSLFLALLNCSLNPVIYVLVGSCRRRRFQRSVRVALRRVFEEKGGSDEGSHGPGDTVLEVTAL